Part of the Paenibacillus sp. JNUCC32 genome is shown below.
GGACCACGCGCGGAGGTTGCCGAAATAAGAGTTTATGCTCTATAATGGAATAAAATAAATGATAGCGCTTACATTTTGAGACGTAAAGGAGAGGATATCATGGTCATAAAGCCGCTTGGCGTATTGATCGTTGAAGATGAAATTCCTCTGCGGCAAGAGCTTCGGCTATTTCCATGGGAGGCGTGCGGAGCCGAATGGATAGGGGAAGCGAGCAACGGCTCGGAAGCGATGCAGCTATGTGCTGAACGCACGCCAGATGTCGTGATAACGGATATTACGATGCCGGTTATGGACGGCATTGCTCTCATTCGGGAACTCCGGAAGCGGCACCCGCACGTTCAGATCATATTGTTAACCTGTCACAGCGATTTTCATTACGTACAAGAAGCGCTCCGTCTTGGAGCGCTTGAATATATTTTGAAGGTGTCATTGGAGGAAGAAGAGCTTAAGCAGGCGATGGACAAAGTGAGAGCTGCGGTCGTCAAGGAGCGCATGGTGCAGGAGCATGCGAGAAGGGAACAGAGGCAGCTGCAAGCCGCCTTATTCGGCAAGCTGCTTCATGGGCAAGAGCCAGCCGGCTCCGATTGGCAATCGATGACGTTAAGCGTAGATCGTCCGATTCGGCTGGTACGACTTCAGCTAGACATTCCTCCATTAGCCTATCTACCCGTGAAGGAAACGGTTCGGCAGAGACTGACCGAGCAGGAAAAAAGGGATCCAACTTGGCTGACTTGGCTGACGGTACGGGAGCGGGAATATTTTGTTCTGCTTGAAGGCAGAACTTCTGCCAATGCTGTTCTTGAGTCACTCCGCACGGTCGTTCAGCATTTGACGGAGCTGTTGAATAGGGAAGAGACCAAGCAGGGACGGTGGGCGACAGTATGTGCCTTATTTAGCAAACCGGTCGCATCGAAGGAAGAAATTGCATCGGCGCTCGCCTATTCGAACGAGTGGAAAGATGCGCTGTTTTACGACCGATGTCCCGAGGAA
Proteins encoded:
- a CDS encoding response regulator; the encoded protein is MVIKPLGVLIVEDEIPLRQELRLFPWEACGAEWIGEASNGSEAMQLCAERTPDVVITDITMPVMDGIALIRELRKRHPHVQIILLTCHSDFHYVQEALRLGALEYILKVSLEEEELKQAMDKVRAAVVKERMVQEHARREQRQLQAALFGKLLHGQEPAGSDWQSMTLSVDRPIRLVRLQLDIPPLAYLPVKETVRQRLTEQEKRDPTWLTWLTVREREYFVLLEGRTSANAVLESLRTVVQHLTELLNREETKQGRWATVCALFSKPVASKEEIASALAYSNEWKDALFYDRCPEESAVYAQHSLPLSDLTEKKTKELNEMLRKASLSLASLKECLLGEFRDWCIAERVKPSQLKERILHWQVDWHRQQEGAELSAVRMGLLMDAGTLAEMITNIVQVMEAVELGKSRSRFEIRLAVQWIKDHLKEPISLPVIAEQVGLSPHYISKLFREETGSTVNQYITRLRMEKAIELLRHSNKKVYEIAEEVGIPSYRYFTVTFRNWTGVSPTDYKRNG